The Risungbinella massiliensis sequence AGTAAGGAAGACTGTTTAATAGGAGATTGGTCTGTCCGCGCTCGTCGTAATAATGAGAGTTAATGACAAACATGGAACTAACAATAACGACTGATAATGTAGCATGTAAGTCAGTAAACAGATATAGGCAGATCATGCTGATGTAAAAAATCATCAATAACCTTTGGAGGTGATAATCTTTTAAAATCAGATTAAACATGGAAACTACCTCCTTTTTTGGTAAAGTACATAATATCTTCTAATGAAGGTTTTTCTATGAGAACAGTCTTACCAAATAGTTGTTTCACTCTTGTTATATTTTTGCTTAGTGCTTCAAAACCGGAATCTGTTTTGCGAATGGAAATAAACTCTTTTTCAGTATCTTGGTCCAGTAATTCATTCGAGCCTTTCACAATCGCGTATTCTTCTGATATAGTGTGAAACTCTTTGCTGAAAACTAGATGACCATTATGAATAAACGTGATGTAGTCTGCGATCCGATCTAAGTCGGTTGTGATATGGGACGAGAAAAAGATAGTTTTCTTTTCATCTTGCATGATGTCATAGAGAATCTCGAGAATCTCTCTTCTAAAAACGGGGTCTAACCCTGATGTCGGTTCATCCATAATAATAAGCTCGGCATGATGAGATAAAGCAAAGGCCAATGATGTCTTCATTTTCATTCCTTTGGACATCTTTTTTATTTTTAGATTTTGAGGGAGTTCAAACTGTTCTACATAGTTTCGAAAGATAGTCTCGTCCCATTGCTTATATGCCGGAGCGATGATTCGTTTCAGTTGTTTTAGAGTGAGATCCTCATAAAACACATTCTCATCAAAAACAAAGCCAATTTTTTCTTTGATCTTCTGCTCGTCTTGCCCATAATCCATACCGAGAATGGATATTGAACCACTATCTTTTTTAACTAGATTTAATATCATTTTGATAGTGGTAGACTTCCCCGCCCCGTTTGCACCGATAAATCCTGTTACAAATCCCCTTTTTACTTCAAACGATAGATCTTTCACCTGGAATCCCTTATAGTTTTTCGAGACATTGTGCAATTCAATTGCATTACTCATTCGTTATAATCCTCCTTATATAGCAGTACTAGCATTTCGATCAATTCAGGGAGAGTAATGTCCAGCGCTTTACTATTTTCGATCGCTTCTGTAAGTTTTTCTTCAATTGTCTTTAGTCGTTTTTCCTTTAGTAACTCTTGGTTGTGTTCTGAAACAAATGAGCCTTTACCAACAATAGAATAAATAAAACCTTCTTTCTCGAGCTCAGCATATGCACGTTTTGTCGTAATTACACTGACTTGAATATCCTTGGCAAGTTGACGAATCGATGGAAGGGCATCCCCTTCTGAGAGCTGACCAGTCAAAATAAGCTCTTTCACCTGCTTGATGATCTGCTCATAAATAGGTTCTTTTGAACCGTTTGATATCAATATTTGCATGAATGCAAACTCCTTAGTTAGAAATAGAATATATTGTATATATCCTATATATACAATATATACAACCCTGCGTTATGGTGTCAAGGTTATTTTTAAAATGTATATCCTTCTTCGTGGTGTCGGTTTGGAGAAGCCTTCTCCATTCGATATAATAAAAAGGAGCAAATATGTAGGAGAGGTTGAACCCTCATGTTATTTGATAGTCATGCACATTTAAATGATGAAAAGTTTCAAGAAGATCGGGAAGAGACGATTGCACGTGCTGGGGAAGCAGGAGTGTCGCGGATTCTCAATGTAGGTTTTAATCGGCAGACAATCCAAGAGACATTAGCATTAGTCGAAAAATATGATTTTATTTACGGAGCAGTCGGTTGGCATCCGCACGATGCAAAGGACTGTACCCCAGAAGATTTAGAGTGGATTCGGTCTCTTGCCGCAGAACATACTAAAATAGTAGCGCTTGGAGAGATGGGGCTTGATTACTATTGGGACAACTCTCCACATGAGGTACAAAAAGAAGTTTTCCGTAAGCAAATTCATATGGCCAAAGAGCTTGGGCTTCCTATTGTAATTCATGATCGGGATGCGCATGAAGATGTTCTCCAGATCTTGCAAGAGGAGAATGCAGCAGAAGTAGGAGGCGTCATGCACTGCTTTGCTGGAGACGAGAAGATGATGGAAGCGTGTCTTGCGATCAATTTTTACATCGGTCTAGGTGGACCAGTTACGTTTAAAAACGGCCATCTAGCCAAACAGATTGCCAAAACTGTTCCAGCAGATCGGCTATTAATCGAGACGGACTGCCCTTACTTGGCTCCCCATCCGAACCGTGGTAAGCGCAATGAATCAGGTTATGTACGATTGGTAGCTGAGGAGATTGCTAGATTGCGTGAGTGTACCGTTGAAGAGATCGCCCAACTTACGATGGAAAATGCCAATCGTTTATTCCGGTTAAGTTAAAGCGGCATACACTATTATGATACGTTTTTATTAAATGTCTGTTATTTTTTTAATAGAAAGTGAGATTTTCGTTGCGATTTCAGAAAATGAGAGAAATAATTGTAGTAGAGGGAAAAAATGATACCAACGCCGTGAAACAAGCGGTAGATGCCGATACGATCGAAACCAATGGATCGGAAATTTCGGAGCGTACAATAGAAGAGATTCGGCGAGCTCATCAAAGTAGGGGTGTTATCGTCTTTACCGATCCTGATACTCCTGGTGAGCGAATCCGTCGTATTATTACGCGAGCTGTTCCGGAAGTAAAACACGCTTTTTTGCCAAAACATCAAGCGCGGGGAAATCGGAAAATTGGAATTGAGCATGCCAGTTCTGAAGCAATCTTGGAAGCACTCGAACAAGTGAGAACGGACTTTTCTAGTACTACTGATCCGCTTGAGATCCTCTCCTGGGATGAATATCTCGAAGTAGGTTTTAGTGGACAGGAGGATTCCCGAGAATTACGAGAGCGAGTAGCCGAGGAGCTTCGGATTGGGTATGCCAATGGGAAGCAATTCTACAAGCGTCTGCATGCACTACAGGTAACAAGAGATGAGCTAAAAGCAGCGATTGAGAAGGTAAAGGGGCAAATGAGTTGAAAAAACCAATCTCGCTAAGAACGAAGCAAGTATTAAAGGAACATGGCCTTGCGCTGAAAAAGAGCCTGGGACAGAACTTCCTGACGGATCTAAATGTCCTAGAAAACATTGTCGATGCTGCTCAGCTTACCGATCAATCTGGAGTAATTGAGATTGGACCTGGAATAGGAGCATTGACAGAACGCTTGGCACAACAAGCCAAAAAAGTAGTGGCCGTCGAGATCGACCAGCGATTGTTACCTGTGTTAAAAAGGCACTTTGAGGAAGATGCCAATGTGACGATTCTCCATGGAGATGCGATGCAGGTCGATTTTCACCAATTGATCACAGACCAATTTGCAGATTGTGATAAGGTTCACGTGGTAGCGAACTTACCTTATTACATTACTACTCCTATCTTAGCGAGACTCCTAGAGGAGAAGTATCCACTTCATAATATCGTCATCATGATACAAAAAGAAGTAGCAGAGCGAATTGTAGCAAATCCTGGGAAGAAAGACTTTGGAGCGCTCTCTGTGTTAGCCCAATATTATGCAGACGTTTCATGGGTGACAAAAGTACCAAGTCATGTTTTTGTCCCACAACCCAAAGTAGATTCAGCGGTGATACGACTAGACATTCGTCAAGAGCCCGCCGTAATGGTAGAAAGTGAAAAACGTTTCTTTCAAATTGTACGAGCATCCTTTGCGCAACGTCGCAAAACGTTATCGAACGCATTAGGCTCTCAAGTACTGCAAGATCGGTCCAAAGCAGAAGTTAATGAGTTGTTACTCGAAGCAGGTGTTGAACCATCACGTAGAGGAGAGACCCTAACGCTCGAGGAGTTTGCCAAGATTGCAGATCTGTCTCTTCGTTCTAAAACGTAAAGCATCAAACGCCATCTGCTAAAGCAGCAGAAGCATTTGAAAAAACGAACAATAGAATCAGGTGTGTTGATAAGATTAGGTGCTGATTTTTAGTCTGAAATGCTTTTTTACCGTTGATGGAGCGGCCTTTCCGCTTCTTCATAAAGTTCCATCTACATGGAAGCAAAAATCATGCCCCAAGCTAAAAATCAATATTCCTGAGAACTGAATATTGTAGCGCCCCTATCTGATACTAGAAATGGTGTTGCAGCACAAAAAAGAAGGGTGGAATACCTGTGAGATTTTATCATCCTCGCAAGGGAAGTTGTAGTCTCGAAGATGTGCTGACTCAAATTCGTGATTATGTGCAGGAAGTATCGAGTGCTGAGTATAAGGTGATGATTGGAACCGATTCCCAGACTAGGACGAGAGAAACCACGTTTGTGACCGCGATTATCATTCAACGTATCGGAAAAGGAGCGCTCTTTTTTTATCGAAAAAAGCGTCATAAGGCAATGAAAGACTTACGCTACCGTATTTATCGGGAAACGGAATATAGCTTAGAAGTGGTAGAAAAACTGAAGCAACAAGGTTTCTTTCGATTTATACAGGATCTTCCGATGGAGATTCACTTAGATGTTGGCCAACAAGGAGAAACACGTAAGTTGATCCAAGAAGTGGTAGGATGGGTAACCGCTGTCGGGTACGAGGCAAAGATCAAGCCAGATTCTTATGCAGCAAGTGCAGTTGCTGATCGATTTACAAGATAAAAACCCATTGACAATCAACTTAGACCACTGCTATAATACTTGTCTTTGACTTCTAAGCCTGTCTATGTTAGAATGTGTTACAGGTGAGGTGGTCGTATTATGGGCAAAAATGCGCTATCTGAAATTAAGCTAACATTAGATGGCTACATTGGACAAAAAATTCGCTTGAAAGCGAACAGTGGGCGCCGAAAGACCATTGAACGAACGGGGGTACTCGAAGAGACATATCCCTCTGTTTTTATTGTGAAATTGGATGAGGAACAACACGCTTTTAAACGCGTTTCATACAGTTATGCGGATATCTTGACCGAATCAGTAGAACTGAACGTTTTTGATAACAACGATCAGTTAGTACCGGTTCGTTATGTGAGAGAGTCCGAACAAATTTAAAAAATAGAGCACACTTTAGAGTGTGTTCTATTTTTTTATGGGATCAGATGTAGTTAATTGTACATACTATGGTTACCCTGAACCCTTATCCTTGAATGGAGGGCGATGAAATGACCCGTCGTAAAGGTGTCATGTCAGAATCCTTTAAGGTCGAGTTGGCCAAGGAACTCGGGTTTTATGATGTTGTCCAGCAGGAAGGCTGGGGAGGAATTAAAGCACGAGATGCAGGAAATATGGTCAAACGAGCGATCCAGATTGCACAGGAGCAACTGGTACAGCAACGAAAATAAAGTTCAAGAGCAAGTCAGGGTAAAAGCTGAGAGGTTCTCCTCTCGGCTTTTTTATGTGTATCTCTTTTGTGACGGTCGTAATCCAAAGCCCATATGTCATAAGTCGCATGCAAACGCAAAACCTCTGAATGGGGTACATTTATGCAACATACGCTATATGCTTTTGCCTATTTCCTGTTGGTGATACAATAGAAACAAACTTTTGCACGATAACGGAAAAGCTTGTAGTTTGTTGCGAGAAACCGGTCCGTCTATTTCCCTGTTACCAAAAAACAGAGGTGGTGTGAGCTAGAGTGATTGCAGCAATCTGGATAAGAGAGTCCGGAGGAGGGGATAAATGTGTACACGTCTGAGAAGGCGCCTGCTAAGATTAATTTAACTTTGGATGCATTGAGAAAAAGACCAGATGGGTATCATGATCTAGAAATGGTGATGACGACGGTCGATCTTTATGATCGTATTGATCTTACGAGTATAGATGGGACAAGCATTCAGTTAGATAGTAGTTCTGGCCTAGTTCCACAAGATGAGCGGAACTTAGCTTACTTAGCTGCAAGGATCCTACGCGAAAAGACAGGGGTCCGAAAAGGAGTACATATACGGATTGAAAAGAATATACCCGTAGCAGCGGGGCTAGCTGGAGGAAGTAGTGATGCGGCGGCTACTTTACGCGGGTTGAATCGCTTGTGGAAATTAGGACTCTCCTTAGAAGAGTTGGCCCAGATCGGAGCTGAAATTGGGTCAGATGTCCCATTTTGTGTATATAGTAACACTGCAATCGCTAGAGGGCGTGGGGAAGTTTTAGAGCCAATACCTGCACCACCAAAATGTTGGGTCGTTTTGGCAAAGCCATCACAAGGTATCTCCACTGCTGATGTATTTGGCCGTCTGCGAGTGGATCAGATCGAACAACATCCATCTACGTCTCATATGGTGGATGCATTAAAAAAACAAGATCTAAAAGCAGTGATTGGATCTATGGGCAATGTATTGGAACCAGTTACAATGGCTATGCATAAAGAAGTTTCTCGTCTCAAAGAGAAGATGCATTTATTTGGTGCAAGTGGTGTATTAATGTCGGGTAGCGGTCCAACAGTATTTGGAATTGTCCCCAAAGAATCGAGAGCCAAACGAATAGTAAATAGTTTAAAAGGATTTTGTGAGCAAGTATATGCTGTCCGAATGTTGGGGGTACACCGATCTAGTTTGCTTGATTAAATACGTACAATTTGATATATTTTAGTTATAATATTCGGTTTTATGGAGGAAGATGATGGAAAAATGGAAGCGGAGTGCACGGATGGTAGATATGACACAGCGACTATTGGATCATCCATATACCTTACTTCCACTTACTACATTTGCTAAGCGCTATCAGGCTGCTAAGTCTTCTATTAGCGAAGATCTTGCCATTATTAACGAAGTGTTAGCAAATGATGGAAGCGGTATGATTGAAACGGTTGCTGGAGCTGCTGGGGGAGTACGTTACATCCCGTTTTATAAAGAAGAACGTGTGGAGACGGTGTTGGATGAGATCTGTGAAGAGCTTTCCAACCCTGTAAGAATTCTTCCTGGTGGTTTTCTGTATATGTCTGATTTGCTAGGAAAACCTCAACTGATGCGTCGTATTGGAAAAGTGTGGGCAACGGTCTTTCAAGGTCAAAAAATCGATGCGATTGTAACCGTAGAGACAAAAGGAATTCCGCTGGCACATGCAGCTGCTAGCTTTTTACAAGTACCCGTTGTCATTGTTCGCTATGATACTCGGGTGACAGAAGGTTCCGTTGTGACGGTTAATACGGTTTCGGGTTCTAGCCGACGAATGAAACAGCTCTCTTTGGCAAAACGCAGTCTACCTGAAGGATCACGAGTAGTGATTATTGATGATTTTATGCGTGCTGGTGGAACGGTGAAAGGAATGCAAGAGCTTTTAAAAGAGTTTGATGCTGAAGTGGTAGGAGTAGGAGTATTAGCAGATGCGAAGTCAGAAGTTCGTCTTGTAAGGGATTATGTCTCATTAGTCTCGGTACTCGAAATTAACGAAGAAGCTAAAACGATTGTTGTAGATCGTGGAAATGCACTTCTAAAAGAAGAGGTGGAAATGCCCAAATGAAAAAGGTTGATACACAAAAAGCGCCAGCTGCAATTGGAGCTTATTCACAAGCAATAGAAATAGATGGATGGATCTTCACCTCTGGACAAATCCCACTACTAGCAGATGGAACATTATCAGGGGAGAGTATTGAGATTCAAACTCATCAGGTACTCCGCAATGTCCACGAAGTCCTGAGAGAAGCAGGTGCAGATTTATGCGATGTAATCAAAACGACTCTCTTTATTCAAGATATGAGCCAGTTTGCTACGATTAATCAGATCTATAGCGAGTATTTTGGGCATCATGCTCCGGCACGTTCTTGTGTAGAGGTCTCCCGACTACCGAAAGATGTGCTGATTGAGATGGAAGTTATAGCAAAAGTAAAAAAATAAGAAAAACTTTTTATCCTTCCCATTTTTTAGCAGGAAAAACCTCCCAATTACCGAATATATCTTACATGTCATCTTTGGAAATAGGTGGTGTATTGGGATGGAAATTACAGATGTAAGATTACGGAAAGTAAATCGTGAAGGAAGAATGAGAGCAATTTGCTCCATCACATTAGACGGAGAATTTGTTATTCACGACATTCGCGTAATCGATGGAAATAATGGAATGTTTGTCGCAATGCCAAGTAAGCGAACTCCTGATGGAGAGTTTCGAGATATTGCCCATCCGATCTCCCCGTCCAGCCGTGAGAAAATTGAGACTGCTGTCCTTGAAAAATATTATCTAATGGATGACGAAGAAGAATTTGTAGCAGTTACGGAGCAAACTGCTTCCGTATAACCAAAACCAACTTAACTCCTCCAGTAATAACACAAACACCATGATGCACCTCTTCTTTTGCTACCGCAGCTAGAGCAAAAGGTAGAACCCGCAGATGGTGTTTTTGTTTTGATATAGAAAAAAGGGCGTTCTACTATTAGAACGCCCTTTTTATTTAAACCCATTTTTAAATCAAAACTACTTTTTCTGATTATGGTATGACAACATCTTAAATTGGATGATAAGGAAAAGAAGAAAGCCGATTAATGTAAATAACGAGGATAATAATAACTTTGTTTCATATTGGACTGGTAATAAGTCTGTGATGATAGTGGGTGAATATACAATAATGGGAAGGATTATAGAAACCCAAGTTTTACTCCAAATGGAGATAGTTATAAGAATAACTGCGGCGATAACTGCTACGATCATTCTCCCTGCAAATGTATCTAGTTGAAATAAAGATGTACCGTAATTGCGATCTAATAAGATTACTCCGATAAACATAGACAAAGATAGAAAGGCTATCCCAAAATAAATGCTGTACTGTGTTATTTTAGATAGGTTTGTCTTTGCTAGATGCTGGAATGATACTTTGATGACCCCTAACATAAACAAGCAGATGAATGGATATCCTATGATGTCATACAAAGAATAACCGATGGTATTGTTGATTGCATCACCCAAGAGTACATAAGCAAAAACTCCGATTATGAATACAGGCAGTAATTTTAACCAGCCTTTATAATCGGTTCTCAACTCTTTTGATATATGTTCCATATAATGTTGTGGTGATTCGCCAATGATATGACTCACACTCTTTCCATTCTTTTCAGCTTCCCATAAATGGTCTTTTAATTCTTCGACGATTCCTTCGATCTCATCGGTTTTTTTACCGCTTGAAAATAGATATAATCTCAGATTTTCCAAAAACTCTTCACTTTCAGTGGATAGTTTCATTTATTTTTCCTCCAGAAGCTTGGATACACTGTCAGATAGTGTGTTCCAACGTTTTTTAAAATTTGTAAGTTCCTCGAATCCTTTAGCTGTTAAAGTATAATACTTGCGTTTTGGACCAGATGGAGATGCAATCAAAGTTGTTGTAACAAGATTTTCTTTCTTCATACGAAGAAGTAATGGATAAATACTTCCTTCACTTACCATCGTAAATCCATTGGACTCTAATTTTTGAATCATTTCGTATCCGTAGGTTTCCCCTTTTGAAATAACCGCTAGTAAGCAACCTTCTAATACTCCTTTTATCATCTGGCTTGAAGACATTGAGAACCTCCATTTTGGAAACGTAACAAACTATATTGTAAAGCAAGATAGTTGATGAAAAATATTGCATTACAAAAGGGTAACTTGCAATGCAATATAGTATCATGGTAACAAAAGTGAAAATAAATTACAACATATGATGATCTAGCAAAAAGAATTGCGAAGAACGAAAAGATGTCACATAAAAATATTCAAATAAAATGTATCCATCGTATAATGTAGCTACCCTACAGCATGGTAGAGAAGGCCTTACTTAAAGTGTTTTCTACCATGCTGTAGGGGTACGTCTAGCCTCTCAGCATGAAATTTCATTAGAAGGGTTGTGCTGAGAAATGAATTCTTTCATCTATGTATGTACAGTCATTGGATTATTTGCTTTTGGAGTAGCCTTTGCTTATGGATTTGTGACAGGATTATTTGGATTAGATCTTGACCACGAACAAATATATACGGGTAGAGTAACATTTATCTTTATTGGACTACTGTACTTCTGGGCTGCTGTTACAGATATATACCAAAATATTCAGGACAAGAAAAAATCTTAGTGCTAGACAGACAAACCATTATTTATGGTTTGTCTTTTTCATTTAAAGCGAGCGAGAAGACTGTCATAGGATGGCAACAAATCAATGCTACTAATAATTCAAATTATTATACAATGTATTTACTCCTACAGCATGGTAGAGGACGCCTTACTCAAAGTGTTTTTTACCATGCTGTAGGGGTACGTCTAGCCTCTCAGCATGAAATTTCATTAGAAGGGTTGTGCTGAGAAATGAGA is a genomic window containing:
- a CDS encoding PadR family transcriptional regulator produces the protein MSSSQMIKGVLEGCLLAVISKGETYGYEMIQKLESNGFTMVSEGSIYPLLLRMKKENLVTTTLIASPSGPKRKYYTLTAKGFEELTNFKKRWNTLSDSVSKLLEEK
- a CDS encoding small, acid-soluble spore protein, alpha/beta type, yielding MTRRKGVMSESFKVELAKELGFYDVVQQEGWGGIKARDAGNMVKRAIQIAQEQLVQQRK
- a CDS encoding ribonuclease H-like YkuK family protein yields the protein MRFYHPRKGSCSLEDVLTQIRDYVQEVSSAEYKVMIGTDSQTRTRETTFVTAIIIQRIGKGALFFYRKKRHKAMKDLRYRIYRETEYSLEVVEKLKQQGFFRFIQDLPMEIHLDVGQQGETRKLIQEVVGWVTAVGYEAKIKPDSYAASAVADRFTR
- a CDS encoding HAAS domain-containing protein, yielding MKLSTESEEFLENLRLYLFSSGKKTDEIEGIVEELKDHLWEAEKNGKSVSHIIGESPQHYMEHISKELRTDYKGWLKLLPVFIIGVFAYVLLGDAINNTIGYSLYDIIGYPFICLFMLGVIKVSFQHLAKTNLSKITQYSIYFGIAFLSLSMFIGVILLDRNYGTSLFQLDTFAGRMIVAVIAAVILITISIWSKTWVSIILPIIVYSPTIITDLLPVQYETKLLLSSLFTLIGFLLFLIIQFKMLSYHNQKK
- a CDS encoding RidA family protein — encoded protein: MKKVDTQKAPAAIGAYSQAIEIDGWIFTSGQIPLLADGTLSGESIEIQTHQVLRNVHEVLREAGADLCDVIKTTLFIQDMSQFATINQIYSEYFGHHAPARSCVEVSRLPKDVLIEMEVIAKVKK
- a CDS encoding ABC transporter ATP-binding protein — its product is MSNAIELHNVSKNYKGFQVKDLSFEVKRGFVTGFIGANGAGKSTTIKMILNLVKKDSGSISILGMDYGQDEQKIKEKIGFVFDENVFYEDLTLKQLKRIIAPAYKQWDETIFRNYVEQFELPQNLKIKKMSKGMKMKTSLAFALSHHAELIIMDEPTSGLDPVFRREILEILYDIMQDEKKTIFFSSHITTDLDRIADYITFIHNGHLVFSKEFHTISEEYAIVKGSNELLDQDTEKEFISIRKTDSGFEALSKNITRVKQLFGKTVLIEKPSLEDIMYFTKKGGSFHV
- a CDS encoding TatD family hydrolase: MLFDSHAHLNDEKFQEDREETIARAGEAGVSRILNVGFNRQTIQETLALVEKYDFIYGAVGWHPHDAKDCTPEDLEWIRSLAAEHTKIVALGEMGLDYYWDNSPHEVQKEVFRKQIHMAKELGLPIVIHDRDAHEDVLQILQEENAAEVGGVMHCFAGDEKMMEACLAINFYIGLGGPVTFKNGHLAKQIAKTVPADRLLIETDCPYLAPHPNRGKRNESGYVRLVAEEIARLRECTVEEIAQLTMENANRLFRLS
- the veg gene encoding biofilm formation stimulator Veg, with the protein product MGKNALSEIKLTLDGYIGQKIRLKANSGRRKTIERTGVLEETYPSVFIVKLDEEQHAFKRVSYSYADILTESVELNVFDNNDQLVPVRYVRESEQI
- the ispE gene encoding 4-(cytidine 5'-diphospho)-2-C-methyl-D-erythritol kinase, which produces MYTSEKAPAKINLTLDALRKRPDGYHDLEMVMTTVDLYDRIDLTSIDGTSIQLDSSSGLVPQDERNLAYLAARILREKTGVRKGVHIRIEKNIPVAAGLAGGSSDAAATLRGLNRLWKLGLSLEELAQIGAEIGSDVPFCVYSNTAIARGRGEVLEPIPAPPKCWVVLAKPSQGISTADVFGRLRVDQIEQHPSTSHMVDALKKQDLKAVIGSMGNVLEPVTMAMHKEVSRLKEKMHLFGASGVLMSGSGPTVFGIVPKESRAKRIVNSLKGFCEQVYAVRMLGVHRSSLLD
- the spoVG gene encoding septation regulator SpoVG: MEITDVRLRKVNREGRMRAICSITLDGEFVIHDIRVIDGNNGMFVAMPSKRTPDGEFRDIAHPISPSSREKIETAVLEKYYLMDDEEEFVAVTEQTASV
- a CDS encoding GntR family transcriptional regulator produces the protein MQILISNGSKEPIYEQIIKQVKELILTGQLSEGDALPSIRQLAKDIQVSVITTKRAYAELEKEGFIYSIVGKGSFVSEHNQELLKEKRLKTIEEKLTEAIENSKALDITLPELIEMLVLLYKEDYNE
- the rnmV gene encoding ribonuclease M5 encodes the protein MREIIVVEGKNDTNAVKQAVDADTIETNGSEISERTIEEIRRAHQSRGVIVFTDPDTPGERIRRIITRAVPEVKHAFLPKHQARGNRKIGIEHASSEAILEALEQVRTDFSSTTDPLEILSWDEYLEVGFSGQEDSRELRERVAEELRIGYANGKQFYKRLHALQVTRDELKAAIEKVKGQMS
- the purR gene encoding pur operon repressor, producing MEKWKRSARMVDMTQRLLDHPYTLLPLTTFAKRYQAAKSSISEDLAIINEVLANDGSGMIETVAGAAGGVRYIPFYKEERVETVLDEICEELSNPVRILPGGFLYMSDLLGKPQLMRRIGKVWATVFQGQKIDAIVTVETKGIPLAHAAASFLQVPVVIVRYDTRVTEGSVVTVNTVSGSSRRMKQLSLAKRSLPEGSRVVIIDDFMRAGGTVKGMQELLKEFDAEVVGVGVLADAKSEVRLVRDYVSLVSVLEINEEAKTIVVDRGNALLKEEVEMPK
- the rsmA gene encoding 16S rRNA (adenine(1518)-N(6)/adenine(1519)-N(6))-dimethyltransferase RsmA, which gives rise to MKKPISLRTKQVLKEHGLALKKSLGQNFLTDLNVLENIVDAAQLTDQSGVIEIGPGIGALTERLAQQAKKVVAVEIDQRLLPVLKRHFEEDANVTILHGDAMQVDFHQLITDQFADCDKVHVVANLPYYITTPILARLLEEKYPLHNIVIMIQKEVAERIVANPGKKDFGALSVLAQYYADVSWVTKVPSHVFVPQPKVDSAVIRLDIRQEPAVMVESEKRFFQIVRASFAQRRKTLSNALGSQVLQDRSKAEVNELLLEAGVEPSRRGETLTLEEFAKIADLSLRSKT